The Desmonostoc muscorum LEGE 12446 genome includes a region encoding these proteins:
- a CDS encoding 2Fe-2S iron-sulfur cluster-binding protein, which produces MAVYQVRLINASLGLDCTIQVPDDQYILDMAEDAHIRLPSGCKQGECSACIAKLVSGEIDQSEQKFLRSSEIQAGYVVTCVTYPLSDCILETHQEQVLYKSALYYKPESEKSE; this is translated from the coding sequence ATGGCAGTTTATCAAGTGCGACTCATCAATGCTAGTCTGGGATTAGATTGCACCATTCAAGTACCAGACGATCAATATATTCTGGATATGGCTGAAGATGCTCATATCCGCCTCCCATCTGGGTGCAAACAAGGCGAATGTTCTGCCTGTATCGCTAAACTTGTCAGCGGTGAAATAGATCAAAGTGAGCAAAAATTTCTTCGTTCCAGTGAAATACAGGCTGGTTATGTAGTGACTTGTGTAACTTATCCCTTGTCTGATTGTATTTTAGAAACCCATCAAGAACAAGTCTTATATAAATCAGCCCTTTACTATAAGCCTGAGTCGGAAAAATCTGAGTGA
- a CDS encoding amino acid ABC transporter substrate-binding protein produces the protein MHKSGFIVAIAPLIFTITACGGGSGQTPNTASSPGGNPPVAATRNRWDSIKSRGQVICGVSGDIPGFSFVGSDGKYSGIDVDICRAIAAALFDKPDAVEYRNLNAKERFTALQTGEIDVLSRNTTWTLSRDTSVGLEFSPVVFYDGQGVMVRKNSNIKSLTDLKDKAICVQTGTTTEQNLADQMRKRGITYKPVVFEDANATFATYAQGRCDGITTDRSALVSRRTTLPNPPDNVILEEVISSEPLAPAVAKGDTRLGDALKWVVYSLVKAEELGITSQNVGQFAASNDPEIKRFLGTEGNLGEGLGLTNDFAARVIKHVGNYGEIYDRNLGPKTKLNLARGQNQLWNKGGLLYSPPFR, from the coding sequence ATGCATAAATCAGGTTTCATTGTAGCGATCGCTCCCCTAATCTTTACCATTACTGCTTGTGGTGGAGGGTCAGGACAAACACCAAATACAGCTAGCAGCCCAGGCGGTAATCCACCAGTAGCAGCAACTAGAAATCGTTGGGATAGTATTAAAAGCCGTGGTCAGGTAATTTGTGGTGTTAGTGGTGACATTCCAGGCTTCAGCTTTGTGGGAAGTGACGGGAAATACAGCGGCATTGATGTAGATATTTGCAGGGCGATCGCAGCTGCTTTGTTTGACAAACCAGATGCAGTAGAATATCGCAATCTCAATGCCAAAGAGCGGTTTACTGCCTTGCAAACTGGGGAAATAGACGTTCTCAGCCGTAACACTACCTGGACTTTGAGTCGTGATACTTCAGTTGGTCTAGAATTTTCACCAGTGGTCTTTTACGACGGACAAGGCGTCATGGTTCGTAAAAATAGCAATATTAAATCTCTCACAGATTTGAAAGATAAAGCTATTTGTGTTCAAACTGGCACTACTACCGAACAGAACTTAGCAGATCAAATGCGAAAAAGAGGCATCACTTACAAACCCGTTGTCTTTGAAGACGCTAATGCTACCTTTGCTACCTACGCTCAAGGACGTTGCGATGGCATCACAACCGATCGTTCAGCATTGGTTTCTCGGCGCACAACCCTACCCAACCCACCAGACAATGTGATTCTTGAAGAAGTGATTTCTTCAGAACCCCTTGCACCAGCAGTTGCAAAAGGAGACACTAGGCTGGGTGATGCCCTGAAGTGGGTGGTTTATTCTCTAGTAAAAGCCGAAGAATTGGGCATTACTTCCCAAAATGTAGGTCAGTTCGCCGCTAGTAACGACCCAGAGATTAAGCGCTTTTTAGGAACAGAAGGCAACCTTGGTGAAGGACTTGGCTTAACAAACGACTTTGCAGCACGAGTAATTAAGCATGTCGGCAACTATGGTGAGATTTACGATCGCAATCTCGGTCCCAAAACAAAACTTAATCTAGCTCGCGGTCAAAATCAACTCTGGAATAAAGGTGGACTGCTTTATTCTCCGCCGTTTCGGTAG
- a CDS encoding Tex family protein, whose product MLNIPQLVATELDLKPHQVQNALELLAEGATIPFIARYRKERTNEMNEVQLRDLADRYTYLTELEERKSVILNAIAEQGKLTDELKAKITSCLQKTELEDLYLPYRPKRRTRATIAREKGLEPLAEFIKSINVKNATVASLEEAAAKYISETQGVKTAEEALKGAADILAEEVAEKAHLRAHIRDYFLEEGVFASRIKDDYPEGTTKFEMYRNYQIKVKNIAPHNMLALCRGEAEKVLSFEIAFDEDTVLYYLESQEIKTKVRTIRDFYQAMLKDAFNRLMKVSLMGEVISQKKVYADMESIKTFEANLRELLLSAPAGMKPTLAIDPGFRTGCKVVVLDQTGKFLEYQAVFPHQAAEQRLKAAQTIKNLIEKYKIELIAIGNGTASRETEEFVSQVLQTIERKPVKVMVNESGASIYSASKVALEEFPDLDITVRGAISIGRRLQDPLAELVKIDPKSIGVGQYQHDVDQKLLKKKLDETVESCVNYVGVDLNTASKELLTSVSGITPTVANNIVAHRNQNGAFKNRRQLLKVPKLGPKAFEQAAGFLRIRGGENPLDNTAVHPESYSVVEAIASDLNVPLNQVTQIAEKLKKTNLKKYVTDTVGEPTLRDILSELEKPGRDPRAEFKYATFKEGIKEITDLKEGMELEGMITNVANFGAFVDIGVHQDGLVHISQLADRFVDDPQKVVKVGQVVKVRVLEVNEKLKRISLSMKAVKQ is encoded by the coding sequence ATGCTGAACATTCCTCAATTAGTGGCAACTGAATTAGACCTCAAACCACATCAGGTGCAAAACGCGCTAGAACTTTTGGCTGAGGGTGCAACGATTCCGTTTATTGCACGTTACCGTAAAGAGCGCACCAACGAAATGAATGAAGTGCAACTTCGTGATCTGGCCGATAGATATACTTATTTAACAGAACTTGAAGAACGTAAATCTGTCATCTTAAATGCGATCGCTGAACAAGGTAAACTTACAGACGAACTCAAAGCCAAAATCACATCTTGTTTACAAAAAACAGAACTTGAGGATCTATACTTACCCTATCGACCAAAGCGACGCACCCGCGCCACCATCGCCAGGGAAAAAGGACTCGAACCCCTAGCGGAGTTCATCAAGTCAATAAATGTCAAAAATGCTACAGTAGCTTCCTTAGAAGAAGCAGCAGCTAAGTATATTTCTGAAACTCAGGGAGTAAAAACAGCAGAAGAAGCGCTCAAAGGTGCTGCTGACATCTTAGCGGAAGAAGTAGCTGAAAAAGCTCACCTACGCGCACATATCCGGGATTATTTCCTAGAAGAAGGGGTGTTTGCCTCCCGCATCAAAGATGATTACCCCGAAGGTACAACCAAATTTGAGATGTACCGTAACTATCAAATAAAGGTAAAAAATATTGCACCCCACAATATGCTGGCGTTGTGTCGGGGTGAAGCTGAGAAAGTATTAAGCTTTGAAATTGCTTTCGATGAAGATACGGTGCTTTATTATCTTGAGTCCCAAGAAATTAAAACCAAAGTCCGGACAATTCGGGATTTTTATCAGGCGATGTTGAAGGATGCATTCAACCGTTTAATGAAAGTCTCTCTAATGGGGGAGGTAATTTCCCAGAAAAAAGTTTATGCAGACATGGAATCAATCAAGACATTTGAAGCAAATCTGCGGGAGTTGCTGTTATCTGCGCCAGCAGGAATGAAACCAACCCTAGCCATAGACCCTGGATTTAGAACTGGGTGTAAAGTTGTAGTACTCGACCAAACGGGCAAATTTTTGGAATACCAAGCGGTATTTCCCCACCAAGCGGCTGAACAACGACTCAAAGCTGCACAAACAATCAAAAATCTGATTGAAAAGTACAAAATTGAGTTAATCGCCATTGGTAACGGTACAGCATCCCGCGAGACAGAGGAGTTTGTCTCACAAGTCTTACAAACCATAGAACGCAAACCAGTTAAGGTGATGGTGAATGAGTCTGGTGCATCTATATATTCTGCGAGTAAAGTGGCGTTGGAAGAGTTTCCTGACTTAGATATTACCGTGCGTGGCGCAATTAGTATCGGCCGACGTTTGCAAGACCCCTTGGCGGAACTGGTGAAAATCGATCCTAAATCCATTGGTGTGGGACAATATCAGCACGATGTGGATCAGAAGTTGTTGAAAAAGAAATTGGATGAAACCGTAGAAAGCTGCGTTAACTACGTAGGTGTAGACTTAAACACCGCCTCCAAAGAACTTCTCACTTCTGTCTCTGGAATTACCCCAACAGTCGCCAATAATATTGTTGCCCATCGCAACCAGAACGGAGCCTTTAAAAATCGCCGCCAACTGTTGAAAGTTCCCAAATTAGGACCAAAAGCCTTTGAACAAGCAGCGGGTTTTCTGCGAATTCGCGGTGGTGAGAACCCATTAGATAATACAGCAGTGCATCCAGAGAGTTATTCTGTAGTAGAAGCGATCGCATCTGATTTAAATGTGCCATTAAATCAGGTGACACAAATTGCCGAAAAACTCAAAAAAACCAATCTGAAAAAATACGTAACCGATACCGTCGGCGAACCAACACTGCGGGATATCCTCAGCGAACTGGAAAAACCAGGTAGAGACCCCCGTGCTGAGTTTAAGTATGCCACCTTTAAAGAAGGAATCAAAGAAATTACCGACTTAAAGGAAGGAATGGAACTAGAGGGAATGATTACCAATGTCGCCAACTTCGGTGCATTTGTCGATATCGGCGTACATCAAGATGGTTTGGTGCATATCTCCCAACTTGCTGATAGATTCGTAGACGACCCCCAGAAAGTTGTCAAGGTAGGACAAGTTGTCAAAGTCCGGGTACTAGAAGTCAACGAGAAATTAAAGCGAATTAGTTTGTCGATGAAAGCAGTTAAGCAATAA
- a CDS encoding anti-sigma factor antagonist (This anti-anti-sigma factor, or anti-sigma factor antagonist, belongs to a family that includes characterized members SpoIIAA, RsbV, RsfA, and RsfB.): protein MATKVQSFMTSQPTEVDFPVHSLNDTVIVQVPTRLSVLEALAFKQTCQNLIQPNSYPKQIIIDFEQTTFMDSSGLGALVSNFKYAQAKGIGFRLRNVTPQVMAVLKLTGLDQVFPLESVDNESPIEQQDLKDSRRTVSRQVEQLPTTHPSVASWMKRFLDIIGSVVGLLITGILSIPIAIAIQINDPGPILFSQTRCGWMGKRFKIWKFRSMCVDAEAKKSQVKNQVQGAFFKNENDPRITKVGRFLRRTSLDELPQFWNVLKGEMSLVGTRPPTPDEVERYEVPEWQRLDVKPGMTGEWQVNGRSTVRSFEDVIRLDLQYQKNWSLVYDLKLIFKTIAILFNRNSGAV, encoded by the coding sequence ATGGCAACGAAAGTGCAGAGCTTCATGACTAGCCAACCGACAGAGGTCGATTTTCCAGTTCATTCCCTAAACGACACGGTTATAGTGCAGGTGCCGACACGGTTGAGCGTGCTGGAGGCTTTGGCCTTTAAGCAAACCTGCCAAAACTTAATCCAACCGAATTCATATCCCAAGCAAATCATCATTGACTTTGAGCAAACTACTTTTATGGATAGTAGTGGTTTGGGTGCCTTGGTCAGTAATTTTAAATACGCTCAGGCTAAAGGTATTGGATTCAGACTGCGGAATGTAACACCCCAAGTGATGGCAGTTTTAAAACTCACGGGATTGGATCAAGTTTTCCCCCTAGAGTCTGTAGACAATGAGTCGCCAATAGAACAACAAGATTTAAAAGATAGCCGGAGGACAGTTTCCCGTCAAGTAGAGCAGTTGCCCACGACTCATCCTTCTGTAGCATCTTGGATGAAACGATTCTTAGATATTATCGGGTCAGTGGTTGGGTTATTAATTACAGGAATTTTGTCGATTCCCATTGCGATCGCTATTCAAATTAACGATCCCGGGCCGATTTTATTTAGTCAAACCCGCTGTGGTTGGATGGGAAAACGGTTTAAAATTTGGAAATTCCGCTCAATGTGTGTGGATGCAGAAGCAAAGAAATCCCAAGTCAAAAACCAAGTGCAAGGTGCCTTTTTCAAGAATGAAAATGACCCCAGAATTACCAAGGTAGGGCGTTTTTTACGGCGAACTAGTCTTGACGAACTACCCCAATTTTGGAACGTCCTCAAAGGAGAAATGAGTTTAGTTGGTACTAGGCCACCCACACCCGATGAAGTGGAACGCTATGAAGTACCAGAGTGGCAACGTTTAGATGTCAAACCCGGTATGACTGGCGAATGGCAAGTAAATGGCCGCTCTACAGTCCGTAGTTTTGAAGATGTAATTCGCCTAGATTTGCAGTATCAAAAAAATTGGAGTTTGGTTTACGATTTAAAGCTAATTTTCAAAACTATAGCGATTCTGTTTAATAGAAACAGTGGTGCTGTTTAG
- a CDS encoding YqaE/Pmp3 family membrane protein — protein MKLVRYLLGLLVPPLGVFLTVGVGPTLIINILLTLLGWLPGSIHAIWVIAKYDEQLSREGRIY, from the coding sequence ATGAAATTAGTTCGTTATCTTCTAGGTTTGTTAGTGCCTCCTTTAGGCGTTTTCTTGACAGTTGGAGTTGGTCCAACATTGATTATTAACATTTTGCTCACACTTCTCGGTTGGCTTCCCGGTAGTATTCATGCAATTTGGGTTATTGCCAAGTATGACGAACAACTTAGTCGAGAAGGACGTATTTACTAA
- a CDS encoding phage holin family protein — protein MLTPFLTALATALSLLIVDLIVPDVDIANFPAALIAAFVIGLINGSLKPILSTLSLPLNFLTFGAFSLIINGFCFWLAAALVPGFSVHGLIGFILGPVILSFANTLINNYFVERNLLTSSGSVKNQGELPSR, from the coding sequence ATGTTGACACCATTTTTAACTGCCCTAGCTACAGCTTTAAGTTTGTTAATTGTTGATTTAATTGTTCCAGATGTTGATATTGCTAATTTTCCCGCAGCTTTAATTGCCGCTTTCGTAATTGGTTTAATTAACGGTTCACTTAAGCCGATTCTTTCTACACTTTCCCTACCACTCAACTTTTTAACATTTGGAGCATTTTCCCTCATCATCAACGGTTTTTGCTTCTGGTTAGCAGCGGCGCTAGTTCCTGGGTTCTCAGTTCACGGACTTATCGGTTTTATTCTCGGTCCTGTGATTTTATCTTTTGCTAACACCTTGATTAACAACTACTTTGTTGAAAGAAACCTTTTAACCAGCAGTGGAAGTGTCAAGAACCAAGGTGAATTACCCTCTAGATAA
- a CDS encoding amino acid ABC transporter permease codes for MTNSKPPIWRDNRFWRIGLQFVAVFLTVIVVVILWVNLNRNLQQLGIQFGFDFLNQQASFEIGEKPISYKPTDTYSRALWVGLINSLRVAIAGIFLTTIVGITAGIARLSDNWLVRNITMIYVEIFRNTPLLLQLLFWYFAVFLSFPKTENKISLWGFIGLSQSGLELPWFTVSPEFSALLLGLTFYTGAFIAEIVRGGIQSVPQGQWEAGRSLGLKPGLVMRLVIFPQALRVIIPPLTSQYLNLTKNSSLAIAIGYPDIYFVASTTFNQTGRAVEVILLIMLTYLILSLSISLVMNLFNRAVQIKER; via the coding sequence ATGACAAATTCAAAACCGCCTATATGGCGTGATAATCGTTTTTGGCGTATTGGCTTGCAATTTGTTGCAGTATTTTTAACAGTAATTGTAGTAGTAATACTGTGGGTAAATCTTAATCGCAACTTGCAGCAATTGGGCATTCAGTTTGGATTTGATTTTCTCAACCAACAAGCTTCTTTTGAAATTGGTGAAAAGCCAATTAGCTACAAGCCAACTGATACCTACAGCCGTGCGTTATGGGTGGGGTTAATTAATTCTTTGCGGGTGGCGATCGCAGGAATTTTTCTCACCACAATTGTGGGTATCACCGCTGGAATTGCGCGACTTTCTGACAACTGGTTGGTGCGGAATATCACTATGATTTATGTGGAGATTTTCCGTAATACGCCCTTGCTGCTGCAATTGTTATTTTGGTACTTTGCTGTTTTCCTCAGTTTTCCGAAAACAGAAAATAAAATATCACTTTGGGGTTTTATTGGCCTGAGTCAAAGTGGCTTAGAACTTCCTTGGTTTACTGTATCACCAGAATTTTCAGCTTTATTGTTGGGATTAACTTTTTACACAGGTGCGTTTATTGCGGAAATTGTCCGGGGTGGAATTCAATCAGTACCTCAGGGACAATGGGAAGCAGGGCGATCGCTAGGATTAAAACCAGGGTTGGTGATGCGCCTGGTGATTTTTCCCCAAGCTTTGCGGGTAATTATTCCACCGTTGACGAGTCAATATCTCAATTTGACAAAAAATTCCAGCTTAGCGATCGCCATCGGCTACCCTGATATTTATTTTGTCGCCTCCACCACTTTTAACCAAACAGGGAGAGCTGTAGAAGTAATATTACTGATTATGCTCACCTATCTCATCCTCAGTTTGAGTATCTCTCTAGTTATGAATTTGTTTAATCGCGCCGTGCAAATTAAAGAGAGATAA
- a CDS encoding DUF3318 domain-containing protein, whose amino-acid sequence MTSYATSSAKAEMSELRRLKGLLPPELQSWVTVEGTTEVNPPLIRCEEIGKDQVEIQIDLVKWDALAMDQRNLLFWHEVARVQNDTIPKDGWEMAALAIGLGGAVGELWVQDGLLLVLALALCGVSGWRLYQKNNGEKQLREQLNADEKAIALATRFGYTLPNAYKSLGSALKTLIDNTPSKRQRSKYEARLSALKRSANKAKAKSKTMDEGAV is encoded by the coding sequence ATGACATCCTATGCAACCTCCTCTGCTAAAGCGGAAATGAGTGAACTCCGGCGGTTGAAAGGCTTACTACCGCCAGAATTGCAGAGCTGGGTCACGGTAGAAGGCACAACTGAGGTCAATCCACCCCTGATCCGCTGCGAAGAAATTGGTAAAGACCAAGTAGAAATTCAAATTGACTTGGTGAAATGGGATGCCCTCGCAATGGATCAGCGTAATCTGCTGTTCTGGCATGAAGTTGCTCGCGTTCAAAATGACACAATTCCCAAAGATGGTTGGGAAATGGCAGCACTAGCCATCGGTTTAGGTGGTGCTGTCGGTGAATTATGGGTACAAGATGGATTACTTTTGGTGTTAGCTTTGGCGCTGTGTGGCGTGTCAGGCTGGCGATTATATCAAAAGAATAATGGGGAGAAGCAACTAAGAGAACAGCTCAATGCTGATGAAAAAGCGATCGCCTTGGCAACTCGTTTTGGCTATACCCTCCCCAACGCCTACAAGAGTCTTGGTAGCGCCTTAAAAACCCTGATTGACAATACTCCTAGCAAGCGTCAACGGTCGAAATACGAAGCAAGGCTCTCTGCCCTCAAACGCAGCGCTAATAAAGCAAAAGCTAAATCTAAAACGATGGATGAAGGCGCAGTGTAG
- the petJ gene encoding cytochrome c6 PetJ, with amino-acid sequence MKKILTLVLVTFLLLISTFTLPANAADTVNGEQIFSVHCAGCHINGGNIVRRGKNLKKQALKKYGMDSIEAVISIVTNGKSNMSAYKDRLSEQQIQDVAAYVIEEAEKGWR; translated from the coding sequence GTGAAAAAAATCCTAACGTTGGTATTAGTAACTTTTCTATTATTAATAAGTACTTTCACCTTACCAGCTAATGCAGCAGACACAGTTAATGGTGAACAAATATTCAGCGTTCATTGTGCTGGTTGTCATATTAATGGTGGTAACATAGTTAGGCGGGGTAAAAACCTAAAAAAGCAAGCGCTCAAGAAATATGGTATGGATTCAATAGAGGCAGTTATATCGATAGTTACCAATGGTAAAAGTAATATGTCAGCCTACAAAGACCGCCTCAGCGAACAGCAAATTCAAGATGTTGCTGCTTATGTTATTGAAGAAGCTGAAAAAGGCTGGCGTTAA
- a CDS encoding aldo/keto reductase, with protein MNLPAASRLQFTPDLNISRILNGMWQVSGAHGRINPQAAIDSMFKYLDAGFTTWDLADHYGPAEDFIGEFRCQLIDTRGKDALSQVQAFTKWVPRPGKMTKKFVEENIDISLRRMNVQSLDLMQFHWWEYRDQNYLDALKYMAELQTEGKIKHLALTNFDTEHLKIITEAGIKIVSNQVQFSLVDRRPEVKMIEFCQQHDIKLFTYGTVCGGLLSENYLGKPEPRGFDLATASLKKYKNMIDAWGGWQLFQELLAILKEIANKHGVSIANVAVRYILDRPTVGGVIVGARLGVSEHIEDNAKVFNFSLDGDDGDRINAVSRQSRDLYQLIGDCGDEYRR; from the coding sequence ATGAACTTACCCGCAGCTAGTCGTCTCCAATTCACTCCTGATTTAAACATTTCCCGCATATTAAATGGGATGTGGCAAGTCTCTGGCGCACACGGACGCATTAATCCCCAAGCTGCCATTGATAGTATGTTCAAATATTTGGATGCAGGCTTTACCACTTGGGATTTAGCAGATCATTACGGCCCTGCAGAAGATTTTATTGGTGAGTTTCGCTGTCAATTAATTGATACCCGTGGCAAAGATGCTTTATCCCAAGTACAAGCCTTTACAAAATGGGTACCTCGTCCTGGAAAAATGACCAAAAAATTCGTCGAGGAAAATATTGATATTTCCCTAAGAAGGATGAATGTGCAATCATTAGATTTGATGCAATTCCATTGGTGGGAATATCGAGATCAAAATTATCTAGATGCCCTCAAATATATGGCAGAACTGCAAACAGAGGGCAAAATTAAGCATTTAGCTTTGACTAATTTTGACACGGAACACTTAAAAATTATTACCGAAGCAGGCATTAAAATTGTTTCTAACCAAGTACAATTTTCACTGGTCGATCGCCGTCCCGAAGTGAAAATGATTGAATTTTGTCAACAGCATGATATCAAACTTTTTACTTACGGTACAGTTTGCGGTGGTTTGTTATCAGAAAACTACTTGGGGAAACCAGAACCACGAGGATTTGATTTAGCTACTGCTAGCTTGAAAAAATACAAAAATATGATCGATGCTTGGGGTGGTTGGCAATTATTTCAAGAATTGCTTGCTATCCTCAAGGAAATTGCAAATAAGCATGGGGTAAGCATTGCCAACGTGGCAGTACGTTACATTTTAGACCGCCCAACTGTGGGAGGTGTAATAGTTGGTGCCAGACTTGGTGTGTCTGAACATATAGAAGATAACGCCAAAGTCTTTAATTTTAGCTTAGATGGTGACGATGGCGATCGCATCAATGCTGTCTCTCGCCAATCACGGGATTTGTATCAGCTAATCGGCGATTGTGGGGATGAATATCGGCGATAA
- a CDS encoding histidine kinase — protein MPNNIKQQIQTDLQQAKETGQLRTERIREIVKSAVSQVASEFKQGSSDIRNLVKDAVSAVIENFQEKGSELKDEVTASIEGALEGINSKRHESIVKTQADIKRLQAQLDGEEEQLQQEVDVILAEIEETGKEKPASTKTAIDSAVNAIKDSEEVALLKKRYAQLQAQLAIVRANMAARYGGRSMEVQDYLDEAKHWYNQARPQAESLAVQVEQKRSQLEDKLGEAGTSLARKEYQIKQTLRELLLTAADLFKDKEPADKERETIHK, from the coding sequence ATGCCTAACAATATCAAACAACAAATTCAAACAGACTTGCAACAAGCTAAAGAAACCGGACAATTAAGAACTGAACGGATTCGAGAAATTGTCAAATCCGCTGTTTCTCAAGTAGCCTCAGAGTTCAAACAAGGTTCTAGTGACATTCGTAACCTTGTTAAAGATGCCGTGTCTGCTGTCATTGAAAACTTCCAAGAAAAAGGGAGCGAACTCAAAGATGAAGTGACAGCTTCCATTGAAGGAGCCTTGGAAGGAATTAATAGTAAAAGACACGAATCTATTGTTAAAACCCAGGCAGATATCAAGCGTCTACAGGCTCAATTGGATGGCGAAGAAGAACAACTCCAGCAAGAAGTTGATGTAATTTTGGCAGAGATTGAAGAAACTGGTAAGGAAAAACCTGCTAGTACTAAAACTGCAATTGATTCTGCTGTTAATGCCATTAAAGATAGTGAAGAAGTGGCATTGTTAAAGAAACGTTATGCACAACTACAAGCACAGCTAGCCATTGTTCGAGCTAATATGGCTGCACGCTATGGTGGGCGTTCTATGGAGGTTCAAGATTATCTAGATGAGGCCAAACACTGGTATAATCAAGCTCGTCCTCAAGCAGAATCTCTTGCTGTACAGGTAGAACAAAAGCGATCGCAGTTAGAAGATAAACTAGGTGAAGCAGGTACATCTTTAGCCAGAAAAGAGTATCAGATCAAACAAACCTTGAGAGAGTTACTGTTAACTGCGGCTGACTTGTTCAAAGATAAGGAACCTGCTGATAAAGAGCGGGAAACTATTCATAAATAG
- a CDS encoding 7-carboxy-7-deazaguanine synthase QueE, with protein sequence MIAKTTVTSTARLVEVFSAIQGEGLNVGTRQIFIRFALCDLRCHFCDSAHTWNAPLNCRIERSPGLRDFEIYSNPVPLPILVEWVQRQNLPSLHDSISLTGGEPLLHAQFLTQFLPEVRAITGLPIYLETGGHRPEQLAMILPYLDSVGMDFKLPSVSGESHWQEHAKFLQLCHESYLNVFVKIIVSQNTDPAELERSALLVADVSPDIPVFLQPVTPLIESEQFSPIPALAPAPDRVLMWQALMKQSLKQVRVIPQTHKMLNQL encoded by the coding sequence ATGATTGCTAAAACTACGGTTACATCTACCGCACGCCTAGTTGAGGTCTTCTCTGCCATTCAAGGCGAAGGACTCAATGTCGGAACACGTCAGATTTTTATTCGTTTTGCTTTGTGTGATTTGCGCTGTCATTTTTGTGATAGCGCCCACACTTGGAATGCACCTCTTAATTGTCGGATAGAGCGATCGCCTGGATTACGCGACTTTGAAATTTACTCTAATCCCGTCCCATTACCCATATTAGTAGAATGGGTTCAAAGACAAAATCTACCTTCTCTACACGATAGCATTAGCTTAACGGGGGGCGAACCACTTCTTCATGCCCAATTTTTAACGCAGTTTCTACCCGAAGTGCGAGCCATAACTGGTCTACCTATATACTTAGAAACTGGCGGACACCGCCCAGAACAACTGGCGATGATTCTCCCCTACTTAGACTCCGTGGGGATGGATTTCAAGTTGCCCAGTGTCAGCGGTGAAAGTCATTGGCAAGAACATGCTAAATTTCTCCAATTATGTCATGAATCATATTTAAATGTTTTTGTCAAGATAATTGTGTCTCAAAACACAGATCCTGCTGAGTTGGAACGTTCAGCTCTGCTAGTGGCAGATGTGAGTCCAGATATACCAGTATTTTTACAGCCTGTTACGCCTTTGATAGAGTCTGAACAATTTTCTCCAATACCTGCGCTTGCCCCTGCGCCCGATAGAGTTTTGATGTGGCAAGCCTTGATGAAACAGTCTCTTAAGCAAGTGCGGGTAATACCCCAGACACATAAAATGCTTAACCAACTGTAA